The Microbacterium foliorum genome has a window encoding:
- the gltX gene encoding glutamate--tRNA ligase — protein MATPHPLTTTASGADVRVRFCPSPTGLPHVGMVRTALFNWAYARHTGGKMVFRIEDTDAARDSEESFRQLVDALTWLKIDWDEGVEVGGPHAPYRQSERHEIYRGVIDKLLATGALYESYSTAEEIDARNEANGRAKQLGYDNFDRTLTEEQKAAFRAEGRQPALRLQAPDEDLTYVDLIRGEVTFPAGSFPDFVVVRPNGIPLYTFVNPVDDALMGITHVLRGEDLMPSTARQLALYAALIEADVTTFVPRFAHMPLVLGETGNKKLSKRDPQADLFLHRDRGFIHEGLLNYLALLGWSISHDRDVFSLEEFTAAFDIVDVNPNPARFDQKKAESINGDHIRALDGKDFAERTIPYLAAAGLFDEPTHEQLVLAFRVAPLVQERVQLLGEVPGMVGFLFTDEVSYDADALKGLPANAAEVLEACATALEPVDEFTPDRIQEALAEALVEKLELKPRIAYGPPRVAITGRRVSPPLFESMELLGKDESLRRLRALSAFLAR, from the coding sequence ATGGCTACCCCGCACCCCCTCACCACGACCGCCAGTGGCGCCGACGTCCGCGTCCGCTTCTGCCCCTCGCCGACCGGACTGCCGCACGTCGGCATGGTCCGCACGGCCCTGTTCAACTGGGCGTATGCGCGCCACACGGGCGGGAAGATGGTGTTCCGCATCGAAGACACCGACGCCGCGCGCGACAGCGAGGAGAGCTTCCGCCAGCTCGTCGACGCCCTGACCTGGCTCAAGATCGACTGGGACGAGGGTGTGGAGGTCGGTGGCCCGCACGCGCCGTACCGGCAGTCGGAGCGTCACGAGATCTACCGCGGCGTCATCGACAAGCTGCTCGCGACCGGCGCTCTCTACGAGAGCTACTCGACCGCCGAGGAGATCGACGCCCGCAACGAGGCCAACGGTCGCGCGAAGCAGCTCGGCTACGACAACTTCGATCGCACCCTGACCGAGGAGCAGAAGGCCGCGTTCCGTGCGGAGGGGCGCCAGCCCGCCCTCCGACTGCAGGCGCCCGACGAGGATCTCACCTATGTAGACCTGATCCGCGGCGAGGTGACCTTCCCCGCGGGATCGTTCCCCGACTTCGTGGTGGTGCGCCCGAACGGCATCCCGCTCTACACCTTCGTCAATCCGGTCGACGATGCGCTGATGGGCATCACGCACGTGCTGCGCGGCGAAGACCTGATGCCGTCGACCGCGCGCCAGCTCGCGCTGTACGCCGCGCTGATCGAGGCGGACGTCACGACGTTCGTGCCGCGCTTCGCGCATATGCCGCTGGTGCTGGGAGAGACGGGCAACAAGAAGCTCTCCAAGCGCGACCCGCAGGCCGACCTGTTCCTGCACCGCGACCGCGGGTTCATCCACGAGGGGCTGCTGAACTACCTCGCGCTCCTCGGCTGGTCGATCAGCCATGACCGCGACGTCTTCTCGCTCGAGGAGTTCACGGCCGCCTTCGACATCGTCGACGTCAACCCGAACCCGGCCCGCTTCGACCAGAAGAAGGCCGAGTCGATCAACGGCGACCACATCAGGGCGCTCGACGGCAAGGACTTCGCCGAGCGGACCATCCCGTACCTCGCCGCCGCCGGACTCTTCGACGAGCCGACGCACGAGCAGCTGGTGCTGGCCTTCCGGGTCGCGCCGTTGGTGCAGGAGCGTGTGCAGCTGCTGGGGGAGGTGCCCGGCATGGTCGGGTTCCTGTTCACCGACGAGGTGTCGTACGACGCGGACGCGTTGAAGGGCCTGCCGGCGAACGCAGCCGAGGTGCTGGAGGCGTGCGCCACGGCACTCGAGCCGGTCGACGAGTTCACCCCGGACAGGATCCAGGAGGCTCTCGCCGAGGCTCTGGTCGAGAAGCTCGAGCTCAAGCCGCGCATCGCCTACGGACCCCCGCGCGTCGCGATCACCGGTCGTCGGGTCTCGCCGCCGCTGTTCGAGTCGATGGAGCTGCTGGGCAAGGACGAGTCGTTGCGGCGTCTGCGGGCGCTGTCCGCGTTCCTCGCCCGCTGA
- a CDS encoding DNA topoisomerase IB: MALTRVVPGQTPGIRRVRSGSGFRYLDAAGQPVVEADRERIDDLVIPPRWHDVWIAADPLAHIQAVGTDDAGRRQYLYHPLWRTGRDQRKFARALKLAAALPAARAKVTRAIGQPGLSKERALAVAFRLLDDGALRIGSERYLVKHGSRGLSTLRRRDVRIDGSTVALEFPAKSKQLASIEITDAPLAEALSEFAVGSPRETLLAYRKGRRRVRLTSGEINDYLRKVAGSAFTAKDFRTLHGTILAADALARIGRLDTKNERRRAERLAVQATASALGNTIAVARGSYIDPKVFRLYARGRLLDLSVSPETAIRKLLAR; this comes from the coding sequence ATGGCACTCACCCGAGTCGTGCCCGGGCAGACCCCGGGCATCCGTCGCGTGCGATCGGGGTCGGGGTTCCGCTACCTCGACGCGGCGGGTCAGCCGGTCGTCGAGGCCGACCGCGAGCGCATCGACGACCTCGTGATCCCGCCGCGGTGGCACGACGTCTGGATCGCCGCGGATCCGCTCGCGCACATCCAGGCGGTGGGCACCGACGACGCGGGCCGACGTCAGTACCTCTATCACCCGCTGTGGCGCACCGGCCGCGATCAGCGCAAGTTCGCCCGCGCGCTGAAGCTCGCCGCGGCGCTGCCCGCGGCGCGGGCGAAGGTCACCCGCGCGATCGGCCAACCCGGCCTGTCGAAGGAGCGGGCCCTCGCGGTCGCCTTCCGCCTGCTCGACGACGGTGCGCTGCGCATCGGCTCGGAGCGCTACCTCGTCAAGCACGGCAGCAGGGGGCTCAGCACGCTGCGGCGGCGTGACGTGCGCATCGACGGGAGCACGGTAGCCCTCGAGTTCCCCGCCAAGAGCAAGCAGCTGGCTTCGATCGAGATCACCGACGCGCCGTTGGCCGAGGCTCTGTCGGAATTCGCGGTCGGCTCCCCGCGGGAGACGCTTCTGGCATATCGCAAGGGGCGGCGCCGCGTGCGGCTCACATCGGGGGAGATCAACGACTATCTGCGAAAGGTCGCCGGGTCCGCGTTCACGGCGAAGGACTTCCGCACCCTTCACGGCACGATCCTCGCCGCTGACGCTCTCGCCCGGATCGGCCGCCTGGACACGAAGAACGAGCGGCGGCGAGCCGAGCGCCTGGCCGTGCAGGCCACGGCCTCGGCGCTCGGCAACACCATCGCGGTCGCCAGGGGGAGCTACATAGACCCGAAGGTGTTCCGGCTGTACGCCCGAGGGCGCCTGCTCGATCTCTCGGTGTCGCCTGAGACCGCCATCCGCAAGCTGCTCGCGCGGTGA
- a CDS encoding 3-hydroxyacyl-CoA dehydrogenase, with translation MKNITVLGTGVLGSQIAFQTAFHGFDVVAYDIDQAALDRAAERFDALAARYVADGVENAAGGGAEAAIARIRLTSELTDAAAAADLIIEAVPENLELKQSIYRTLADAAPETTIFATNSSTLLPSALAASTGRPDRFLALHFANEIWSHNTAEVMGTPETDPAVYDAVVAFAAEIGMVPIPIKKEKAGYLLNSMLVPFLEAGAGLLVDGIADPEAIDATWRIGTGAPAGPFEIYDVVGLTTAYNISRMGGEKQQRFAQLLKEQYIDKGKLGVSTGEGFYTYPRAN, from the coding sequence ATGAAGAACATCACCGTTCTCGGCACCGGCGTCCTCGGATCGCAGATTGCGTTCCAGACCGCCTTCCACGGCTTCGACGTCGTCGCGTACGACATCGATCAGGCCGCGCTCGACCGCGCGGCCGAGCGGTTCGACGCACTCGCCGCACGATACGTCGCTGACGGTGTGGAGAATGCCGCAGGCGGCGGAGCCGAGGCGGCCATCGCCCGTATCCGCCTCACCTCCGAGCTGACGGATGCCGCCGCCGCCGCCGACCTCATCATCGAGGCGGTCCCCGAGAACCTGGAGCTGAAGCAGAGCATCTACCGCACGCTCGCGGATGCTGCGCCGGAGACGACCATCTTCGCGACCAACTCCTCGACTCTGCTCCCCAGCGCACTCGCCGCGTCGACGGGGCGCCCCGATCGCTTCCTCGCCCTGCACTTCGCCAACGAGATCTGGTCGCACAACACCGCCGAGGTGATGGGAACGCCCGAGACCGACCCGGCGGTCTACGACGCAGTCGTCGCGTTCGCGGCGGAGATCGGCATGGTCCCGATCCCGATCAAGAAGGAGAAGGCGGGCTACCTGCTGAACTCCATGCTCGTGCCGTTCCTCGAGGCGGGCGCAGGACTCCTCGTCGACGGCATCGCCGATCCCGAGGCGATCGATGCGACCTGGCGGATCGGCACCGGAGCGCCGGCCGGTCCGTTCGAGATCTATGACGTCGTCGGCCTCACGACGGCCTACAACATCTCTCGGATGGGTGGCGAGAAGCAGCAGCGCTTCGCCCAGCTGCTCAAGGAGCAGTACATCGACAAGGGCAAGCTGGGCGTCTCGACGGGCGAAGGCTTCTACACCTACCCGCGCGCGAACTGA
- a CDS encoding MarR family winged helix-turn-helix transcriptional regulator, whose product MQQENDADARGADSATVLRSLLAITRRGLVDARSGETRLSITDQSIVMAIADTPGIRSIDIAQMFRLNRSTVSRQLASLITLGLVREAPGTAGRGRPLELTPDGEDAFRRTLDTLQDVIDTHLARWSDAEVSRFAHDLQRFDRDDTTS is encoded by the coding sequence ATGCAACAAGAGAACGACGCGGATGCGCGAGGAGCGGACAGTGCGACGGTCCTGCGATCTCTCCTCGCCATCACCCGCCGAGGACTGGTGGACGCCCGATCCGGCGAGACCCGACTCTCGATCACCGATCAGTCGATCGTGATGGCGATCGCCGACACCCCGGGGATCCGGTCCATCGACATCGCGCAGATGTTCCGGCTCAACCGCTCGACGGTGTCGCGACAGCTCGCCTCCCTCATCACGCTCGGGCTCGTCCGCGAGGCGCCGGGAACCGCGGGTCGCGGTCGCCCGCTCGAACTCACACCCGACGGCGAAGACGCCTTCCGACGCACGCTCGACACGCTGCAGGACGTGATCGACACCCATCTCGCTCGGTGGTCGGATGCCGAGGTCTCGCGCTTCGCGCATGACCTCCAGCGCTTCGATCGCGACGACACCACATCGTGA
- a CDS encoding DUF4190 domain-containing protein produces MTTPYPPHPLSPAPPSRTNGLAIATLVLGICGFALIPIILGHIALAQIRARHEGGGGMAIAGLVLGYLTLAGYAVLVVVLVASVTGGIVWGGR; encoded by the coding sequence ATGACCACTCCGTACCCGCCGCACCCGCTCTCGCCCGCACCGCCGTCGCGCACGAACGGTCTCGCCATCGCGACCCTCGTGCTGGGGATCTGCGGCTTCGCCCTCATCCCGATCATCCTCGGTCACATCGCTCTGGCGCAGATCCGCGCGCGACATGAGGGCGGCGGCGGCATGGCGATCGCGGGCCTGGTGCTGGGGTATCTGACCCTCGCCGGGTACGCGGTGCTCGTCGTCGTGCTGGTCGCGTCCGTGACGGGGGGAATCGTCTGGGGAGGCAGATGA
- the pepN gene encoding aminopeptidase N — protein MDTANLTREETAARSAAVSVRSIRVELDLTGAPERARSGFPTATTVEFASTVETTWLDFIGESVTRVVVNGAEQEIVYDGARIALRGLVDVNTVRVEAVGVYSRSGEGLHRFHDPVDDRTYLYTQYEPADSRRVMACFEQPDIKTPYTFVVDAPSGWEVLSNQVAAVVDVGVGVQRVEFAPTLPISSYITAVAAGPYLRVDGEWRRDEQHIPLGLFVRRSLSPHLESDEILEVTRQGLDFFDESFAYPYPWGKYDQIFVPEYNLGAMENPGLVTFTEAYLSRGAATEAQRAARANTILHEMAHMWFGDLVTMKWWDDLWLKESFADYMGSHASAVATRFHDAWVKFAANRKAWAYQQDQLPTTHPIVADITDLEAAKLNFDGITYAKGAAVLKQLVAFVGDEAFFEGARRYFAANAFGNTTLDDFLVELSAVSGRDMSEWSRAWLQTTGVSTLWIERDADGATALVQSDARPHRLRVGFYDRVDGRVVRREQIALDIHEERTPVEFPDADLVLLNDDDLTYAKVRLDEASLATVHDLLSDLEDPLARAVIWSSLWNATRDGELAATRYTSIVRAHAPRETNIGLLGGVLTNALFAVRHYVADDDRQHEQRQWVEAAWSAMHAADAGSDAQLSWARAVAAASAFDDGRADGLRGMLDGEVPEGLVVDPDLRWHLLTALATTGHAGSTEITDELSRDDTGSGRTAARRARAGLPDEGVRAAAWHAAWTDESLSNDHLDAEIAGFRAGGRRDLIEGFDEEYFDRILHAWRTRSIELARRLVAGLFPAMPTLQRVDAWLEQHDDAPAALRRIVIEQRDHLARDIRVRAAQSQPASSSATVL, from the coding sequence ATGGACACAGCCAACCTCACGCGAGAGGAGACTGCCGCGCGATCCGCCGCGGTCTCGGTCCGCAGCATCCGCGTCGAACTCGATCTGACCGGAGCGCCCGAGCGGGCCCGCAGCGGATTCCCGACGGCGACGACGGTGGAGTTCGCCTCGACGGTCGAGACGACGTGGCTCGATTTCATCGGCGAGAGCGTGACGCGCGTCGTCGTCAACGGTGCTGAGCAGGAGATCGTCTACGACGGCGCCCGCATCGCGCTGCGTGGCCTCGTGGACGTCAACACCGTCCGGGTCGAGGCCGTCGGCGTCTACAGCCGCTCGGGTGAGGGACTGCACCGCTTCCACGACCCCGTCGACGACCGGACGTATCTGTACACGCAGTACGAACCCGCCGACTCCCGGCGCGTGATGGCCTGCTTCGAGCAGCCCGACATCAAGACGCCCTACACGTTCGTCGTCGACGCGCCGTCGGGCTGGGAGGTGCTGTCGAATCAGGTCGCCGCGGTCGTGGACGTCGGCGTCGGTGTGCAGCGCGTCGAGTTCGCCCCGACACTCCCCATCTCCAGCTACATCACCGCTGTCGCCGCCGGCCCCTACCTCCGCGTCGACGGCGAGTGGCGCCGTGACGAGCAGCACATCCCGCTCGGCCTGTTCGTCCGTCGGTCCCTGTCGCCGCACCTCGAATCCGACGAGATCCTCGAGGTCACCCGCCAGGGCCTCGACTTCTTCGACGAGTCGTTCGCCTACCCGTACCCGTGGGGCAAGTACGACCAGATCTTCGTCCCCGAGTACAACCTCGGAGCCATGGAGAACCCGGGTCTCGTGACCTTCACCGAGGCGTATCTCTCGCGAGGCGCCGCGACGGAGGCCCAGCGTGCGGCCCGGGCGAACACGATCCTGCACGAGATGGCCCACATGTGGTTCGGCGACCTCGTGACGATGAAGTGGTGGGACGACCTCTGGCTCAAAGAGTCGTTCGCCGACTACATGGGATCGCATGCCTCGGCCGTGGCGACCCGCTTCCACGACGCGTGGGTGAAGTTCGCCGCGAACCGCAAGGCGTGGGCGTATCAGCAGGACCAGCTCCCCACCACGCATCCGATCGTCGCGGACATCACGGATCTCGAGGCGGCGAAACTCAACTTCGACGGCATCACGTACGCGAAGGGCGCGGCCGTGCTCAAGCAGCTCGTCGCCTTCGTCGGGGATGAGGCGTTCTTCGAGGGCGCGCGTCGCTACTTCGCCGCCAACGCGTTCGGCAACACGACGCTGGACGACTTCCTCGTCGAACTGAGCGCAGTCTCCGGCCGCGACATGTCCGAATGGTCACGAGCCTGGTTGCAGACGACCGGCGTGTCGACGCTGTGGATCGAGCGGGATGCCGACGGGGCGACGGCACTCGTGCAGAGCGATGCGCGCCCGCACCGCCTGCGTGTGGGGTTCTACGACCGCGTGGACGGCCGAGTGGTGCGCCGCGAGCAGATCGCGCTGGACATCCACGAGGAGCGCACTCCGGTCGAGTTTCCCGACGCCGATCTCGTGCTGCTCAACGACGACGACCTGACCTACGCCAAGGTGCGCCTCGACGAGGCGTCACTGGCGACCGTCCACGACCTGCTGTCCGACCTGGAGGACCCGCTCGCGCGCGCGGTCATCTGGTCGTCGCTGTGGAACGCGACGCGCGACGGCGAGCTGGCGGCGACCCGCTACACCTCGATCGTGCGAGCGCACGCGCCGCGGGAGACGAACATCGGCCTCCTCGGCGGCGTGCTCACGAATGCCCTGTTCGCTGTCAGGCACTACGTCGCGGACGATGACAGGCAGCACGAGCAGAGGCAGTGGGTGGAGGCCGCCTGGAGCGCTATGCACGCAGCGGATGCCGGCAGCGACGCGCAGCTCTCCTGGGCACGTGCGGTGGCGGCGGCATCGGCGTTCGACGACGGGCGTGCCGATGGTCTCCGCGGCATGCTCGACGGCGAGGTGCCCGAAGGACTCGTCGTCGACCCGGACCTGAGGTGGCATCTGCTGACGGCACTCGCGACGACGGGACACGCGGGGTCGACCGAGATCACGGATGAGCTTTCGCGGGACGACACCGGAAGCGGCCGCACCGCCGCACGTCGGGCTCGGGCCGGGCTGCCCGATGAGGGTGTGCGTGCCGCCGCGTGGCACGCCGCCTGGACGGACGAGAGCCTCAGCAACGATCACCTCGACGCCGAGATCGCCGGGTTCCGTGCCGGTGGCCGCCGAGATCTCATCGAGGGTTTCGACGAGGAGTACTTCGACCGCATCCTGCACGCGTGGCGCACCCGGAGCATCGAGCTGGCCCGACGCCTGGTCGCGGGGCTCTTTCCCGCGATGCCGACGCTGCAGCGCGTCGATGCGTGGCTGGAGCAGCACGACGACGCCCCGGCCGCCCTTCGCCGGATCGTCATCGAGCAGCGCGATCATCTCGCCCGGGACATCCGCGTGCGAGCGGCGCAGTCTCAGCCGGCCTCGAGCTCTGCGACGGTGCTCTGA
- a CDS encoding phosphotransferase yields the protein MADSPAAEYPVDEAAVRALLRTAAPTLAALPLRPFAEGWDNTMWSLGSELLVRLPRRALAVPLIANEHRALPEIGPALAAVGIRTPIPVLAGEPTEAFPRPWSVIPLIDGTTALRSPRSANSRWAPRLAEALLALHAPAPADAPRNPVRGRALSTRESAMRPRLDALPTRSGLQHAWADGLEAPPSDEQVWVHGDLHPGNLLLRDGSLVALIDFGDVTSGDPAYDLASAWMLFDPPGRAEFRASTGSRYDDATWVRARAWAAYITLVLLTQSDDRPDLRAVGQSTVAELEAG from the coding sequence ATGGCGGACTCCCCCGCCGCAGAGTATCCGGTCGATGAGGCCGCCGTGCGGGCGCTGCTCCGCACGGCGGCGCCGACCCTGGCCGCACTTCCTCTCCGGCCCTTCGCCGAGGGGTGGGACAACACGATGTGGAGTCTCGGCTCCGAGCTGCTCGTGCGCCTGCCGAGGCGAGCGCTCGCGGTGCCGCTCATCGCCAACGAGCATCGCGCTCTGCCGGAGATCGGGCCGGCACTGGCGGCGGTCGGCATCCGCACTCCGATACCGGTGCTCGCCGGCGAGCCGACCGAGGCGTTCCCTCGACCGTGGTCGGTCATCCCCCTGATCGACGGCACGACTGCGCTGCGGTCACCACGATCCGCGAACTCCCGCTGGGCGCCCCGGCTCGCCGAAGCACTCCTCGCCCTGCATGCACCGGCACCTGCCGACGCCCCGCGCAATCCCGTGCGCGGTCGAGCCCTGAGCACACGGGAGAGCGCTATGCGCCCTCGGCTCGACGCGCTTCCAACCCGCTCGGGGCTGCAACACGCGTGGGCTGACGGCCTCGAGGCCCCGCCGAGCGACGAGCAGGTCTGGGTGCACGGCGACCTGCACCCCGGAAACCTCCTGCTTCGCGACGGGTCGCTCGTGGCGCTCATCGACTTCGGCGACGTCACCTCGGGAGACCCCGCCTACGACCTCGCATCGGCATGGATGCTCTTCGACCCGCCGGGCCGCGCGGAGTTCCGAGCGTCGACCGGCTCACGATACGACGACGCGACGTGGGTGCGCGCGCGAGCCTGGGCCGCGTACATCACCCTCGTCCTCCTGACGCAGAGCGACGATCGACCGGACCTTCGCGCTGTGGGTCAGAGCACCGTCGCAGAGCTCGAGGCCGGCTGA
- a CDS encoding MBL fold metallo-hydrolase: MRVTKFEHAALRIQQGDDILLIDPGSFTAPLNDLGGLVALVITHEHPDHWTPEHLDRILRAAPGTPIYAPVGVASAAEGYEISVVAPGDTVEIGAFTLRFFGGTHEVIHSSLPTVDNVGVLVNDTFYYPGDSYAVPEGVEVGTLAAPLGAPWLKVGEAMDYVLAVNPRRAFGTHDMTLSVAGKTMHRQRLQWATEQGGGEFSVLEPGESLDI; the protein is encoded by the coding sequence ATGCGCGTCACCAAATTCGAACATGCCGCTCTCCGCATCCAGCAGGGCGACGACATACTCCTCATCGATCCGGGCTCGTTCACCGCCCCGCTGAACGACCTCGGCGGGCTGGTCGCCCTCGTCATCACGCACGAGCACCCCGATCATTGGACCCCCGAGCACCTCGACCGCATCCTCCGGGCAGCCCCCGGCACGCCGATCTATGCGCCCGTCGGGGTCGCGTCCGCCGCCGAGGGATACGAGATCTCCGTGGTGGCGCCCGGCGACACGGTCGAGATCGGTGCTTTCACGCTGCGGTTCTTCGGTGGCACCCACGAGGTGATCCATTCCTCTCTTCCCACGGTCGACAACGTGGGCGTGCTGGTCAACGACACGTTCTACTACCCCGGCGACTCCTACGCGGTGCCCGAGGGCGTCGAAGTCGGCACGCTCGCCGCCCCGCTCGGCGCCCCCTGGCTGAAGGTCGGTGAGGCGATGGACTACGTGCTCGCGGTCAACCCCCGTCGTGCGTTCGGGACGCACGACATGACGCTGTCCGTGGCGGGAAAGACCATGCACCGCCAGCGCCTGCAGTGGGCCACCGAGCAGGGCGGCGGAGAGTTCTCGGTTCTCGAGCCGGGCGAGTCGCTCGACATCTGA
- a CDS encoding acyltransferase family protein produces the protein MSSAAAVSTPRTAPQGRDLTLDLARVTCVLLVVFVHILFTGVGRAPDGSLLIERTVEAQPWFTAASWMANIMPLFFVVGGYAARAGWRSAVARGESADVFVRVRLLRLARPALALFVFLTAVLGAARLIGLDPALVDVVAIGIGSPLWFLAAYMIVQALAPTMMGLHERHGMPVLIVLLAGAVVIDTLRFTVVGGMLAIQPIAGTGYGLGQELFGIPNIVFVWLFAQQLGFFLFDGWFAARRGWQLALLIAAGYAALWGLVSLGGYSWNMLGNQWPPTTAMVLLAVIQASALTLLRRPLTALMRTRAAQGAVFLIGSRLMTIYLWHLPVIMILIGIQLLLPLPLPAPGSPTWWWTRPLFLLVVLGAVWALSLWLVRFEKTPPAGVARHPSTGATVAAVLLFVTPVVGITAYGLDFPLAAAALIGTAAALRLMSTTRSAVR, from the coding sequence ATGAGCAGCGCCGCCGCAGTCTCGACGCCTCGCACGGCCCCGCAGGGCCGCGACCTCACTCTCGATCTGGCACGGGTGACGTGCGTGCTGCTGGTCGTGTTCGTGCACATCCTCTTCACGGGGGTGGGGCGTGCGCCCGACGGGTCACTCCTCATCGAGCGGACGGTCGAGGCGCAGCCGTGGTTCACGGCCGCCTCCTGGATGGCGAACATCATGCCGCTGTTCTTCGTCGTCGGCGGATATGCGGCACGCGCCGGCTGGCGGTCGGCGGTCGCTCGCGGTGAGTCCGCCGACGTGTTCGTGCGCGTGCGCCTGCTGCGGCTCGCGCGCCCCGCGCTCGCACTCTTCGTCTTCCTCACCGCAGTGCTCGGCGCCGCCCGACTGATCGGGCTCGACCCCGCGCTCGTCGATGTGGTCGCCATCGGCATCGGATCACCGCTCTGGTTCCTCGCGGCGTACATGATCGTCCAGGCCCTGGCCCCGACGATGATGGGACTGCACGAACGCCACGGCATGCCCGTGCTGATCGTCCTTCTCGCGGGCGCCGTGGTGATCGACACGCTGCGCTTCACGGTGGTGGGTGGGATGCTCGCGATCCAGCCGATCGCGGGCACCGGCTACGGCCTCGGTCAGGAACTGTTCGGCATTCCCAACATCGTGTTCGTGTGGCTGTTCGCCCAGCAGCTCGGGTTCTTCCTGTTCGACGGGTGGTTCGCCGCGAGGCGGGGCTGGCAGCTGGCGCTGCTCATCGCCGCCGGATATGCCGCGCTCTGGGGCCTGGTGTCGCTCGGCGGCTACTCCTGGAACATGCTCGGCAACCAGTGGCCGCCGACCACGGCGATGGTGCTGCTCGCCGTCATCCAGGCATCCGCTCTGACGCTGCTGCGTCGTCCCCTCACTGCGCTCATGCGAACCAGAGCGGCCCAGGGCGCGGTGTTCCTCATCGGCTCCCGCCTCATGACGATCTACCTGTGGCACCTGCCGGTGATCATGATCCTCATCGGCATCCAGCTCCTGTTGCCGCTCCCCCTTCCCGCGCCGGGGAGTCCGACCTGGTGGTGGACGCGACCGCTGTTCCTCCTCGTGGTCCTCGGAGCCGTGTGGGCGCTCTCGCTGTGGCTGGTGCGGTTCGAGAAGACCCCGCCGGCCGGAGTCGCCCGTCACCCGAGCACCGGCGCAACCGTCGCCGCCGTGCTGCTCTTCGTCACGCCGGTCGTCGGGATCACGGCGTACGGGCTGGACTTCCCGCTCGCAGCGGCCGCGCTGATCGGCACGGCGGCTGCGCTGCGACTGATGTCGACGACCCGATCAGCCGTGCGCTGA
- a CDS encoding DUF4349 domain-containing protein: MNDHTPHDDLPELSDAAAARIEAAVFDEIAARRPRQTPATARSRARRRGWLTGTGVAAAFVVGVLVTPPILGIVGGSASSTADGSGMPAGVAVDTSRSGNADQSASDAAQESTGVAPAAVDAVDREIIATATASLEVKDIADAGAAIAALAEKHGGYVESTEIGKSEATDDTSAPAPVDPGYGWVSIRVPSADLTTVVDELAETGDVLSSSISKQDVTSAAIDLRARVDATSASVQRLTELMAQTGTVAELIEAEVALTDRQAQLESYQQQLTALEDQVSMSTLQVQLTRTAPATTADPAGFADGLFAGWNGLVVSLNALVIALGFVLPWLALAAVVLLAIWSIRRARRARRTVGAPAAEEFSE, encoded by the coding sequence ATGAACGACCACACACCCCACGACGATCTTCCCGAGCTGTCGGATGCCGCGGCTGCGCGCATCGAGGCCGCCGTGTTCGACGAGATCGCCGCCCGGCGTCCCCGGCAGACCCCGGCCACGGCCCGATCGCGGGCGCGACGCCGCGGATGGCTCACCGGCACCGGGGTGGCCGCCGCGTTCGTGGTGGGCGTCCTCGTCACGCCGCCCATCCTGGGCATCGTCGGAGGCAGTGCGTCCAGCACCGCCGACGGGAGCGGCATGCCCGCAGGCGTCGCCGTCGACACCTCCCGTTCCGGCAACGCCGACCAGAGCGCGTCCGATGCGGCCCAGGAGTCGACAGGGGTGGCGCCCGCGGCCGTCGACGCGGTGGACCGCGAGATCATCGCGACGGCCACCGCCAGCCTCGAGGTGAAGGACATCGCGGATGCCGGGGCGGCGATCGCCGCCCTCGCGGAGAAGCACGGCGGCTACGTCGAGAGCACCGAGATCGGCAAGAGCGAGGCGACCGATGACACCTCCGCGCCCGCACCCGTGGATCCGGGCTACGGGTGGGTCAGCATCAGGGTGCCCTCCGCAGACCTCACCACCGTGGTCGACGAGCTCGCGGAGACCGGCGACGTGCTCTCATCCTCGATCTCGAAGCAGGACGTCACCTCCGCGGCGATCGACCTGCGCGCGCGGGTCGACGCGACGTCCGCGTCGGTGCAGCGGCTGACCGAGCTCATGGCGCAGACCGGGACGGTCGCCGAGCTCATCGAGGCCGAGGTCGCGCTCACCGACCGACAGGCTCAGCTCGAGTCCTACCAGCAGCAGCTCACCGCCCTCGAGGACCAGGTCTCGATGTCGACTCTGCAGGTGCAGCTCACCCGCACGGCTCCCGCCACGACCGCCGATCCCGCCGGCTTCGCCGACGGCCTGTTCGCGGGCTGGAACGGGCTCGTGGTGTCGCTGAACGCCCTCGTCATCGCACTGGGCTTCGTCCTCCCCTGGCTCGCACTCGCTGCCGTCGTCCTCCTCGCGATCTGGTCGATCCGACGGGCACGTCGCGCTCGCCGCACGGTCGGGGCGCCGGCCGCCGAGGAGTTCTCGGAGTGA